The following proteins are encoded in a genomic region of Cryptomeria japonica chromosome 11, Sugi_1.0, whole genome shotgun sequence:
- the LOC131070506 gene encoding feruloyl CoA ortho-hydroxylase 2 — MGRGTGESCGALKFEASFIQSEEHRPKRISASPDNNVKIPVIDLEKSSTEDVEKACREWGFFHLINHDFPEHLLHRLESVAADFFSLPLEEKRQVSKDAKNSLGYFNSEHTKNVRDWKEVFDFAPREKILLPTSADLHDTVAEAIKNRWPDGLPDFREACLAYAEAARDLSLRLLELIARSLGLPDTRLHEYFIDDMSIARLNSYPECPNPELALGVGRHKDVGVLTLLYQDEVGGLEVKCKDNGQWVPAQPIPNSFVVNVGDCMQVWSNDRYESIEHRVVVNDSRRRLSIPFFLIPSHYAMLKPLEELVSEENPPKYREYNWGKFTKLRVDGDFKNLGVEDVQIDHIRI; from the exons ATGGGACGCGGTACGGGCGAAAGCTGCGGAGCTCTGAAGTTCGAAGCGAGTTTTATTCAAAGTGAAGAGCATCGTCCCAAGCGTATCTCCGCTTCCCCTGACAATAATGTCAAAATCCCCGTGATAGACTTGGAAAAGAGCTCCACAGAGGATGTGGAAAAGGCGTGCAGAGAATGGGGTTTTTTTCACCTCATCAACCACGACTTTCCAGAACATCTTCTCCACCGTCTCGAGTCCGTCGCAGCCGATTTCTTCTCGTTGCCTCTCGAAGAAAAGAGGCAAGTATCCAAGGATGCAAAAAATTCCTTGGGCTACTTTAATTCAGAGCATACAAAAAATGTGAGGGATTGGAAAGAGGTGTTCGACTTTGCACCGCGGGAGAAAATCCTGTTGCCCACATCTGCTGATCTGCATGACACCGTTGCGGAGGCCATCAAAAACCGCTGGCCGGACGGCCTTCCAGATTTCAG AGAAGCTTGCCTGGCCTATGCAGAGGCTGCGAGGGATTTATCGTTGAGGTTACTAGAATTGATAGCTCGGAGCCTTGGCTTACCTGATACCCGCTTGCATGAATATttcatagatgatatgagtattgCACGGCTAAATAGTTACCCAGAATGCCCGAACCCTGAGCTAGCACTGGGTGTGGGCAGACACAAGGACGTTGGAGTcctcacccttctttaccaagaTGAGGTGGGCGGATTGGAGGTGAAATGCAAGGACAATGGTCAGTGGGTACCAGCTCAACCGATTCCCAACTCTTTCGTCGTCAATGTTGGGGACTGCATGCAG GTGTGGAGCAATGATAGGTACGAGAGCATAGAGCATAGAGTAGTGGTGAATGATAGCCGAAGACGTCTTTCCATTCCATTTTTCTTAATTCCTTCCCACTATGCGATGCTGAAACCTCTGGAGGAATTGGTGAGTGAAGAGAATCCTCCCAAATACAGGGAATACAATTGGGGAAAGTTTACCAAGCTAAGAGTGGATGGAGATTTTAAAAACTTGGGAGTTGAGGATGTACAAATTGACCACATTAGAATCTGA
- the LOC131070508 gene encoding 1-aminocyclopropane-1-carboxylate oxidase 5: MGAGTAENSEALKFEESFVQSEEHRPKRLSASPHDNVKIPLIDLEKSSAEDVEKACREWGFFHLVNHGFPDHLLRRVESAAADFFSLPVEEKRQVSRDAENPLGYFNTELTKNVRDWKEVFDFVPREEIQLPASGDAHDLATYTIKNQWPNSHEDFRDACLAYAEAAREVSFRVLELIARSLGLPDIHLNEYFKDDISFVRLNCYPPCPAPELALGVGRHKDAGAVTLLHQDEVGGLEVKRKDNGHWLPAQPVPKSFVVNVGDCIQVWSNDRYESVEHRVVANDSRRRLSIPFFFNPSHYVNVKPLEELVSEENPPKYTEYNWGKFYKRRKDGNFKNLGVENLQIYHFRI, translated from the exons ATGGGAGCGGGCACGGCTGAAAACAGCGAAGCTCTCAAGTTCGAAGAGAGTTTTGTTCAGAGCGAAGAGCATCGTCCCAAGCGTTTATCTGCTTCTCCTCACGATAATGTCAAAATACCACTTATAGACTTGGAAAAGAGCTCCGCAGAGGATGTGGAAAAGGCGTGCAGAGAGTGGGGATTCTTCCACCTTGTCAACCATGGCTTTCCAGACCATCTTCTCCGCCGCGTAGAGTCCGCTGCAGCCGATTTCTTCTCGTTGCCggtggaagaaaagagacaagtttcCAGAGATGCTGAAAACCCCTTGGGCTACTTTAATACAGAGCTTACAAAAAATGTGAGGGATTGGAAAGAGGTTTTCGATTTTGTGCCGCGTGAGGAAATCCAATTGCCGGCATCTGGTGATGCCCATGACCTTGCCACATACACCATCAAAAACCAGTGGCCGAACAGCCATGAGGATTTCAG AGATGCTTGCCTAGCTTACGCAGAGGCTGCGAGGGAGGTGTCGTTTAGGGTGCTAGAATTAATAGCACGGAGCCTTGGTTTACCTGACATTCACCTGAACGAGTATTTCAAAGATGATATAAGCTTCGTGCGCCTGAATTGTTACCCGCCATGCCCGGCCCCTGAGCTGGCACTAGGCGTGGGCAGGCACAAAGATGCCGGTGCCGTCACCCTTCTTCACCAAGATGAGGTGGGTGGACTGGAGGTGAAGCGCAAGGACAATGGTCACTGGCTCCCCGCTCAACCGGTGCCCAAATCCTTCGTTGTCAATGTAGGAGATTGCATACAG GTGTGGAGCAATGACAGGTACGAGAGCGTAGAGCATAGAGTGGTGGCGAATGATAGCCGAAGACGCCTGTCCATTCCATTTTTCTTTAATCCTTCCCACTATGTGAACGTGAAGCCTTTGGAGGAGTTGGTGAGTGAAGAGAATCCTCCCAAGTATACGGAGTACAACTGGGGAAAGTTTTATAAGCGGAGGAAAGATGGCAATTTTAAAAACCTGGGAGTTGAGAATCTGCAAATCTACCACTTTAGAATCTGA